One Ahaetulla prasina isolate Xishuangbanna chromosome 1, ASM2864084v1, whole genome shotgun sequence DNA window includes the following coding sequences:
- the PIGH gene encoding phosphatidylinositol N-acetylglucosaminyltransferase subunit H isoform X2 — MAEEREYLSVSGARIKLRPLHHSASCRELQVRCPRLQLGSLSAVTCCVWLVAYGLFVVSQESLLIIDSLGIQMTSSYASGKESTTFIEMNQVKDVVINEAIYMQKVIYYLCILLQDPTEPHAVSEVVPLFQSSMPRLDCLVDIYKNCQEILEQRKKS; from the exons ATGGCGGAAGAGCGGGAATACCTATCGGTCTCCGGGGCTCGCATTAAGCTGCGGCCCCTCCACCATAGCGCCTCCTGTCGGGAGCTCCAGGTGCGCTGCCCGCGGCTGCAGTTGGGCTCGTTGAGCGCCGTCACGTGCTGCGTGTGGCTCGTGGCTTATGGGCTCTTCGTCGTCAGCCAG GAGTCTCTGCTGATAATTGACTCGCTTGGAATACAGATGACCTCGTCCTATGCATCAGGGAAAGAGAGCACAACCTTTATAGAGATGAACCAGGTCAAAGATGTGGTCATCAATGAAGCCATTTATATG CAAAAAGTTATCTACTACTTGTGCATCCTTCTCCAAGATCCTACTGAACCTCATGCTGTTTCTGAAGTAGTGCCACTATTTCAG AGCTCCATGCCACGTCTAGACTGCCTtgtagacatatacaaaaattgccAAGAAATCCTGGAGCAGAGGAAAAAATCTTGA
- the PIGH gene encoding phosphatidylinositol N-acetylglucosaminyltransferase subunit H isoform X1 produces MAEEREYLSVSGARIKLRPLHHSASCRELQVRCPRLQLGSLSAVTCCVWLVAYGLFVVSQNSMVLSASIFITLIGLLIYLHFVKIDQESLLIIDSLGIQMTSSYASGKESTTFIEMNQVKDVVINEAIYMQKVIYYLCILLQDPTEPHAVSEVVPLFQSSMPRLDCLVDIYKNCQEILEQRKKS; encoded by the exons ATGGCGGAAGAGCGGGAATACCTATCGGTCTCCGGGGCTCGCATTAAGCTGCGGCCCCTCCACCATAGCGCCTCCTGTCGGGAGCTCCAGGTGCGCTGCCCGCGGCTGCAGTTGGGCTCGTTGAGCGCCGTCACGTGCTGCGTGTGGCTCGTGGCTTATGGGCTCTTCGTCGTCAGCCAG AACAGTATGGTGCTCTCTGCTTCTATATTTATCACACTGATTGGCCTACTTATATACCTGCACTTTGTGAAAATTGACCAGGAGTCTCTGCTGATAATTGACTCGCTTGGAATACAGATGACCTCGTCCTATGCATCAGGGAAAGAGAGCACAACCTTTATAGAGATGAACCAGGTCAAAGATGTGGTCATCAATGAAGCCATTTATATG CAAAAAGTTATCTACTACTTGTGCATCCTTCTCCAAGATCCTACTGAACCTCATGCTGTTTCTGAAGTAGTGCCACTATTTCAG AGCTCCATGCCACGTCTAGACTGCCTtgtagacatatacaaaaattgccAAGAAATCCTGGAGCAGAGGAAAAAATCTTGA